A genomic region of Syntrophorhabdaceae bacterium contains the following coding sequences:
- a CDS encoding sigma-54 dependent transcriptional regulator, which produces MKKKKILIIDDEQSLLESLEMFLSEKGYDVCCAISATEGIEKNTFFGPDIVILDIRLPDKNGLDVLRELTQKHNEKNVIIITAFHDMETTIAAMKLGACEYIPKPIDIEELENAIDRALKVGSLRHSADAISLDPSSIYEKGKIIGKSKAMKEIFKSIGLLSENMVTVLVEGETGTGKELIARAIHYHSPYKDQPLLAINCSAIVGTLLESELFGHEKGSFTGAIASKKGKFELAGDGTIFLDEVSEIPFELQAKLLRFLQEKEFEHVGGERNLKSNARVIAATNKDLRKMVKNGGFREDLYYRLSVATIEVPPLRERKSDIPLLIEYILRKINAELHRNIKKVEEKAVSRLINYDWPGNVRELENILTRAAITTQGEVILDEFISPLLGKEDRATDKKDLLNLLSLQDIEREHILKVLSHTRWHLGNTCRLLGISRPTLRQKLKEYGISIHPYSP; this is translated from the coding sequence ATGAAGAAAAAGAAGATCCTTATTATCGACGACGAACAATCCCTGCTCGAATCCCTGGAGATGTTCCTGAGCGAGAAGGGTTATGATGTGTGCTGCGCGATCTCTGCAACCGAAGGGATCGAGAAGAACACCTTTTTCGGGCCTGATATAGTGATCCTTGATATCCGCCTGCCTGACAAGAATGGTCTTGATGTTCTTCGGGAGTTGACGCAAAAGCATAACGAAAAAAATGTCATCATCATTACCGCGTTTCATGATATGGAGACGACCATCGCGGCCATGAAGCTCGGCGCCTGTGAGTATATCCCGAAACCTATTGATATTGAGGAACTGGAAAATGCCATAGACAGGGCATTGAAGGTCGGAAGCTTAAGACACAGCGCTGATGCCATCTCGCTGGATCCATCGTCGATATACGAGAAGGGAAAGATAATCGGCAAAAGCAAGGCCATGAAGGAGATATTCAAATCCATTGGACTGCTTTCCGAAAATATGGTCACGGTATTGGTCGAGGGAGAAACAGGCACAGGAAAAGAACTGATCGCGCGGGCGATCCACTATCACAGTCCGTACAAGGACCAACCCCTCCTCGCCATCAATTGTTCGGCCATTGTGGGAACACTGCTTGAAAGCGAGCTTTTCGGCCATGAGAAAGGTTCCTTTACCGGCGCCATCGCTTCGAAGAAAGGCAAGTTCGAGCTCGCGGGTGACGGGACGATATTCCTTGACGAGGTCAGCGAGATACCCTTTGAGCTGCAGGCTAAATTGCTGCGGTTCCTGCAGGAGAAGGAGTTTGAACATGTCGGCGGTGAAAGAAACCTCAAATCGAACGCGAGGGTCATCGCAGCGACGAACAAGGACTTGAGGAAGATGGTCAAAAACGGAGGCTTCAGGGAAGACCTTTATTACAGGCTCAGCGTGGCCACTATCGAGGTACCTCCTTTGAGGGAGCGGAAATCAGACATACCGCTTCTCATTGAATATATACTCAGGAAGATCAATGCCGAACTGCACAGGAACATCAAAAAGGTTGAAGAGAAGGCCGTGAGCAGGCTCATAAATTATGACTGGCCCGGGAATGTAAGGGAACTTGAAAATATTCTCACCCGTGCGGCGATCACCACACAGGGCGAGGTGATCCTCGATGAATTTATATCCCCGTTGCTCGGCAAAGAAGACAGGGCAACAGATAAAAAGGATCTCCTGAACCTGTTAAGCCTCCAGGATATCGAGAGGGAACATATCCTGAAGGTGCTGAGTCACACACGCTGGCATCTCGGCAACACCTGCAGGCTTCTCGGGATATCACGCCCGACGCTGCG